In the genome of Raphanus sativus mitochondrion, complete genome, the window GTAAGAGACAGGGAGGGGGAGGCTTTCGAAACCAAACGAGACTAGAAGGAACATGGGAATTAGCACCATTCCTATGAGTGTTTTTGTCTTGAAGAGCCAACAAAGGGAGGCGCTATTGCCCTCATCAATGAATTCATGAGTTTCTTCGCCCTCTTTCTCTATCTCGGTCTCGGTTTAGCATCATCATATATCGATCCGTATAAAATTTTGATTGGTTGTAGCGCGGGAGCAGCTACTCCATGCTGTGGCTGTGGGGGTGGGGGCAGCCTAAGCCTGATAGAGGCAGAAGCCGGGGCCACCGGAGCTATCTGCGTCGAGTGTGTCGATTGAAAGTTTTGGGGAGACAACTCAAATTGCCAGCGCAAAAATCGAAAGAGTCGTGCCGTTCAAAGTGGAATTCTTCTAAGATCCATCTATTGCTCGATTTTGCATGCTCTGCTCCCCCCCCCCAAGAGAGACTTGTTCTCAAAATGAAGGAAAAGGGAAATCGACGGTTGGTTGTTGACCAACGGAAAGGCATGGGAGTTGGAATGTAAAAAAATCAGAATAAATGGGATTTGATCATTCAGCGCGGTGCAGCCCATATAAGGTAAGGAGCTTTAGCTGTTCACGTTACAGCTACTTTGTTGGCTCTTACTATACTACGATATTTTCATTGATCGTAGCTAATTCTGATTCCATTGCGAAACGAAAACCGCTCCTTCTGTAACAACTGATTCTACACAAGAGCAAAAGAGCCTTTTTCTTCCTAAGGATCTATTCATTTTTCCATTAACAGTCGAACCAACCGGAGAGAGATTGCTTTTATCACAGACCAGAAAGCCAGGAGCGAAGCCTGCTTGACCAACGGGAGAAGTCAACTCGGTAAAGCTAGTTTACGGTTCCTTTTCTTGCTTGACGGTACGCTTTTAACCAAGCCTAATCCATATAAGAAAAGCAAACAACTATGAAAACAGGGCAAGAAGATGCAGACGGACGGTACGCAATGAGACTGAAGTACCTGGCAGGGGGCCTAAACAGACAGTAAGGGGGTGGGTCTAGGAGAAGAGAGAAGAACGAGGGTGAAACGCACTTTAGTGACTAGAGAAAGAAGTTCTCTAGGAGAAGCAGTCATTGAAAAAATAAGAAAAGAAAAGGAGCTGATCCGATGGATGAAGATAACGATCAACGGAAACTATCGGCTATGAAGCTAGATGGCATAGAAGAAGGTTATGCCAATATGGATGGCTTGCCTGGAAACTAGCCATGTATGTACTGGCTTCCGCACTACTACTTGGTCGGATCAATCTCACTCTCGAAATTGGGAAGAATCAACTCAAAATGTGAGGGAAGCACGAAGCATAACATTTGAATGAGGGGCCCTCATCAATGAATTCATGAGTTTCTTCGCCCTCCGAAGGACTCGTTTTCAGCTCCTTGGAGGAACCTAGCTTCTTCAGCGAAGCTGGAGGAGAACCCCTTATATATTATATTCAAAAAAAGTCAAAAAATCAAATGATTACACAGCCCACTTCGCTCCGCTGCTCTGCTCGCTCCGACGATTCTACATACCGGCCGAAAGAGACTGAGCCCGGGCGAAGCCAATCACATTGAGTTGTAGATTGACATAGTTAACCTTCAGTGCACTTATATATAATATATAGTCAGAGTTGAAGCTGAGCGTTCACCTTAGCGGCACCTCTGACCTCAGATGCATGTGTTAAGCATATAACTAGCGAGCGAACCATACTTCGGATATCGCCCGGAGCAAGGCCAGTCGCTGGATTAAGACTAACAGGACCATTCCTTATGGAAGACCCAGCAAGAGACGTCACTACCTACCTAGGCCTCAGGATGAACTCCGGTGTTGAGGCCCGAAGACTGGAAATTCAACCCTAATAACAAAGTTCCTCTCCAACCAGTCGAGTTACTACGTTCCTTGGTTCACTTCAGTAAATTCATTAACACCGTATTTGATTCCATCTTGTTTTTCTGTGCTAGTTACTATCTGTAGTAGTGGACTAACTGGGCTGGGCACAACTCATTTGAAAAGGAATGTCAAAGCATTGCGGATTCTTCCTTCGACGTCTTATTGCCCTTGATATTAAAAGAGGTGCAAGCCTTACTTACCTATACCTTTGATATCTTCAGCTCTCACGGATATTCGCCTGCTTTGTGCCTCTGGTGGCCCTTGACTGACCCGTCTCGTATCGTTTAGATAGTAAGTCCATGGGTTCTACAATCTTTTGTTAACCTTTAGGGCTCCACGGAGAAAGTTGTCGGATAGCAGCGATTCCTATTGCTATTCTATGGTCTTTTCTGTCTTTTTCCCTTTACCCGGTCCTATCTCGAGCAGGATCACTCTGCTCTTTGGTGCTCGGGATTCCCATTCAAGAACCAGTAACTCACCGTCTGATTCACGCGGATCAGAGCCATCGAGTCGATAATAACTGTTCTTCGGTGCAGCTCTGACCCTACAGCAAGATCACGCCGCCGTTAACTAGATAGTTCAGGGGACGAGCCTCTTAATTCGATCTTATTATTTGATTATTAAGCCCGCTTTTGCGTTGCCGAACTCTTCTTGTATTTGCCATCAGGTGAAGGAAGGAGGAACCCCTTTGCCATAGACCAATTACCTGAGATTGGCTAGCATGAGGCGTTCCTCGGAGGTTAACCCTAGTTGATTCTGCACTCCCTAAAGAGAACAATCCATTCCTTTAGCATAGCTAACGAATAAGGAAAACTGAACTACGGCGCTCACCGAATGTATCACTCATCCCGCTCCTAAGGTAAGGAGTCCTCTGTGTGTTATAATCTTTATTGGAATTCATTGATAGTTACTTTGCCAGGTTCTAGGGGGGGGCTACTCTTCTTTTTTTTCTCGATCGAGCCGCTCTCCCTCATTCCACTTTTTTTTCTCGATCGAGCCGCTCTCCCTCATTCCACTCGTCCAGCCCTCTTCACGAACTTGTACAATCGATGCCACAAAAATAGCCAACTCTATTATCAAAGAAATAAGGAAACGGGCGACGATTTGGCACCAGATATCCGGAGGTGTGGAAAGAGCAGCTGTGAGAAGCGGAAAAACCATCAAAAAACGACGATTGTTCGTGAAGGTTTCCAAAGAAAGACCCCTTGGTTCTGGCAAACGGATCACAATTACAGGTACCTGGGAGCATACCGATGGAATGAACGAAATACGAACAGTTAACATAATATGGTCATAGATCTTAGGTTGTAACTTGATCATGAGCGAATTTGTTGATGTTGCACCCACGAAGTATGGAAAGTGCCAAACATTGGGAACGACCCGGGGAGGAGTTAGGAACAGGAACAAGAAGAAGCGAGAACCACTTAAATGGAGGAATCGATTGTATTTCGTCCTTTGTTCTCCATAGCAACTGGGGATCAAAAAGCACCAAATTTGATAACTTATTAAAGGAAAGACGAAATAAGAGCATGCTATTGAAGACGTTGCAACAAATGTCGAAAAGGCCTCCGTTAATTGTGTACAAACAAAATACGAGTCAAAAGGCAGGGTAAGAAAGGGTGACGCTAATGGAGATATTAACTCTTCCGGGAACCAGTAACACGTAAACCATGTCAAACCAAGACCGATCAATATCCAAACGGAACGGATTCGAACTTCTCCTAGAATCGTTTCCGATGCGAAATGAAATTCATAGGATATATAAGTAATTCAAAGCTAAAAGTGAAGGATTTTATAGGGTTCATGTACCCATGTTCCTATACGTATATCGGCTAATGGTATGCAATTTCCTATTTGATAATTTATCTCAAGTATTTCGTATCTATAAGCAGGGGGCGTGGCCAAGAAGCCTACACTCCAGCGGACTGCCCCGTTCTTCACACAGTGAATAAGGGCTTAGGATGGTCATTCTGGGCGGATTGCAAGAAGGAGCTGGTCGAAGGTTTGGACCAATCGCAATTCATCACCATTTTGCCTGCTTCTAATTGATGACTGGCTATTATATAAGTGTTGACCTAAGCCCCTGTGCAGGGGCTCGGCTCCCGAACCGTACGTGAGCTGCCTCGTACGGCTCTTCCTAAGAACTTGAAGCCCCCTCTCCAGGAATCAAACTTTTTCAAAAAAGCCTTCGCCCTCCGGGGCTATTAGAGAAGCAGCTTCGTTTCTTGACTTCTTTGCTCAGTCAAGCTTCCTTGTTCCTTAGTGTAGTC includes:
- a CDS encoding hypothetical protein (start codon not determined; orfX), which translates into the protein ITYISYEFHFASETILGEVRIRSVWILIGLGLTWFTCYWFPEELISPLASPFLTLPFDSYFVCTQLTEAFSTFVATSSIACSYFVFPLISYQIWCFLIPSCYGEQRTKYNRFLHLSGSRFFLFLFLTPPRVVPNVWHFPYFVGATSTNSLMIKLQPKIYDHIMLTVRISFIPSVCSQVPVIVIRLPEPRGLSLETFTNNRRFLMVFPLLTAALSTPPDIWCQIVARFLISLIIELAIFVASIVQVREEGWTSGMRESGSIEKKKWNEGERLDREKKEE